The following proteins are encoded in a genomic region of Arachis stenosperma cultivar V10309 chromosome 4, arast.V10309.gnm1.PFL2, whole genome shotgun sequence:
- the LOC130975020 gene encoding uncharacterized protein LOC130975020, producing MDFTKAGIARKFQLEELECLRIEAYENARIYKEKTKAFHDHHIRKKDFQEGDKVLLYNSRLRFMPDKLCSRWDGPFKVKEVKPYRVVELFHPQSGATFKVNGHRVK from the coding sequence ATGGACTTTACCAAGGCAGGCATAGCAAGGAAGTTTCAATTAGAAGAACTTGAATGTCTTAGGATAGAGGCATATGAGAATGCAAGGATCTATAAGGAGAAGACTAAGGCATTCCATGATCACCATATCCGCAAGAAAGATTTCCAAGAGGGTGATAAAGTTCTTTTATACAATTCAAGACTTAGGTTCATGCCGGACAAGCTCTGTTCGAGGTGGGATGGCCCTTTTAAAGTGAAGGAAGTGAAACCCTATAGAGTGGTTGAGCTATTCCACCCTCAAAGTGGAGCAACATTCAAAGTGAACGGCCACAGGGTAAAATAG